One window of Enterobacter sp. RHBSTW-00175 genomic DNA carries:
- the yiaY gene encoding L-threonine dehydrogenase yields MAASVFYIPSVNIIGSESLGSAMDTMRDYGWRRALIVTDAMLSKLGMAADIQNALKERNIASVIYDGTHPNPTTGNVAAGLKILKENNCDCVISLGGGSPHDCAKGIALVAANGGDIRDYEGVDRSAKPQLPMVAINTTAGTASEMTRFCIITDEARHIKMAIVDKHVTPVLSVNDSSLMAGMPASLTAATGMDALTHAIEAYVSVAATPITDACALKAITMIAENLVHAVEDGGNTAAREAMAYAQFLAGMAFNNASLGYVHAMAHQLGGFYDLPHGVCNAVLLPHVQVFNSQVAAARLRDCANAMGVDVSKMTDNQGAQACIVEIRALARQVKIPAGLRELNVKEEDIPVLATNALKDACGVTNPVQATHEEIMAIYRAAM; encoded by the coding sequence ATGGCTGCATCCGTATTTTATATTCCTTCTGTGAATATTATTGGTTCTGAATCATTGGGTAGCGCAATGGATACCATGCGCGACTACGGCTGGCGTCGTGCGTTGATTGTGACTGATGCCATGCTCAGCAAACTGGGTATGGCGGCGGATATTCAGAACGCGCTGAAAGAACGAAATATTGCCAGCGTAATTTATGACGGGACACACCCTAATCCCACCACGGGAAATGTGGCCGCTGGTCTTAAAATATTAAAGGAAAATAACTGCGACTGCGTTATTTCTCTCGGTGGTGGCTCGCCGCACGACTGCGCAAAAGGTATTGCGCTGGTGGCCGCTAATGGCGGCGATATTCGCGATTATGAAGGCGTGGATCGTTCTGCAAAACCGCAATTGCCGATGGTGGCCATTAATACCACGGCGGGTACGGCCTCTGAAATGACGCGTTTTTGTATTATTACCGATGAGGCACGCCATATTAAAATGGCGATTGTCGATAAACACGTTACCCCGGTGCTTTCTGTTAACGACTCATCGCTGATGGCGGGAATGCCGGCCTCACTGACGGCGGCGACAGGTATGGATGCCCTGACCCACGCGATTGAAGCTTATGTTTCCGTTGCCGCAACCCCCATCACAGATGCCTGCGCGTTGAAAGCGATCACCATGATCGCCGAAAACCTTGTTCATGCCGTTGAAGATGGCGGCAATACGGCGGCGCGTGAGGCGATGGCCTACGCGCAGTTCCTTGCTGGAATGGCCTTTAACAATGCCTCGCTGGGTTATGTACATGCGATGGCGCATCAGCTTGGCGGCTTCTACGATCTGCCGCACGGCGTCTGCAATGCGGTGTTACTGCCACACGTTCAGGTCTTTAACTCGCAGGTTGCGGCTGCCCGCCTGCGGGACTGCGCCAACGCAATGGGCGTGGATGTCAGCAAAATGACCGACAACCAGGGCGCGCAGGCCTGCATTGTTGAAATTCGCGCCCTGGCGCGTCAGGTGAAGATCCCGGCGGGTCTGCGTGAGCTAAACGTCAAAGAGGAGGATATTCCGGTGCTGGCAACTAATGCCCTGAAAGATGCCTGTGGGGTAACGAACCCTGTTCAGGCAACCCACGAAGAGATCATGGCGATTTACCGCGCCGCGATGTGA
- the aldB gene encoding aldehyde dehydrogenase AldB, with the protein MTNNPPSSRIQPGEYGFPLKLKPRYDNFIGGDWVAPADGEYYTNLTPVTGQPLCEIASSGKRDIDLALDAAHKVKDKWGHTSVQDRAAILFKIADRMEQNLELLATAETWDNGKPIRETMAADVPLAIDHFRYFASCIRAQEGGISEVDSETVAYHFHEPLGVVGQIIPWNFPLLMASWKMAPALAAGNCVVLKPARLTPLSVLLLMEVIGDLLPPGVINVVNGAGGEIGEYLATSKRIAKVAFTGSTEVGQQIMQYATQNIIPVTLELGGKSPNIFFADVMDEEDAFFDKALEGFALFAFNQGEVCTCPSRALVQESIYERFMERAIRRVESIRSGNPLDSATQMGAQVSHGQLETILNYIDIGKKEGADVLTGGRRKVLGGDLNEGYYLEPTILFGKNNMRVFQEEIFGPVLAVTTFKTMEEALEIANDTQYGLGAGVWSRNGNLAYKMGRGIQAGRVWTNCYHAYPAHAAFGGYKQSGIGRETHKMMLEHYQQTKCLLVSYSDKPLGLF; encoded by the coding sequence ATGACAAACAATCCTCCCTCATCGCGTATTCAGCCTGGCGAGTATGGTTTCCCCCTCAAGTTAAAGCCCCGTTATGACAACTTTATTGGCGGCGACTGGGTTGCGCCCGCCGACGGTGAGTACTATACGAATCTGACCCCAGTTACTGGCCAGCCGTTGTGTGAAATTGCCAGTTCCGGGAAAAGAGATATCGATCTGGCGCTGGATGCGGCACACAAGGTGAAAGACAAATGGGGGCATACCTCTGTGCAGGACAGAGCCGCCATTTTGTTCAAAATAGCCGATCGAATGGAACAAAACCTGGAGCTGCTGGCAACGGCGGAAACCTGGGACAACGGTAAACCTATTCGTGAAACCATGGCGGCGGACGTCCCGCTGGCCATTGACCATTTCCGCTATTTTGCGTCCTGTATCCGTGCGCAGGAGGGGGGAATAAGCGAGGTGGATAGCGAAACGGTCGCTTACCATTTCCACGAGCCGCTGGGGGTGGTCGGGCAAATTATTCCGTGGAACTTCCCGCTGCTGATGGCGAGCTGGAAGATGGCTCCGGCACTGGCGGCAGGCAACTGCGTTGTGCTCAAACCTGCGCGCTTAACCCCACTGTCGGTGCTGCTGCTGATGGAAGTGATTGGTGATCTGTTGCCACCGGGGGTGATCAACGTGGTGAATGGCGCCGGGGGTGAAATTGGTGAATATCTGGCGACGTCAAAACGTATCGCCAAAGTAGCCTTTACCGGGTCGACGGAAGTGGGTCAACAAATCATGCAATACGCGACCCAGAACATTATCCCGGTAACGCTGGAGCTGGGCGGTAAGTCCCCGAATATTTTCTTTGCCGATGTGATGGATGAAGAAGATGCCTTCTTCGACAAAGCGCTGGAAGGCTTTGCGCTGTTTGCCTTCAACCAGGGGGAAGTGTGCACCTGCCCGAGCCGGGCGCTGGTTCAGGAATCCATTTACGAACGCTTTATGGAGCGAGCGATCCGCCGTGTGGAGTCTATTCGCAGCGGTAACCCGCTGGATAGTGCCACCCAGATGGGCGCGCAGGTGTCGCATGGGCAGCTGGAAACCATCCTCAACTACATTGATATCGGTAAGAAAGAGGGAGCGGATGTCCTCACCGGTGGACGACGTAAGGTGCTGGGTGGTGACCTCAATGAAGGCTATTACCTTGAGCCCACCATTCTGTTCGGCAAGAACAACATGCGTGTCTTCCAGGAAGAGATTTTTGGCCCTGTGCTGGCGGTGACGACCTTCAAAACAATGGAGGAGGCGCTGGAAATCGCCAACGACACGCAATATGGCTTAGGGGCGGGCGTCTGGAGCCGTAACGGCAATCTGGCCTATAAGATGGGGCGTGGCATTCAGGCTGGCCGCGTATGGACAAACTGTTATCACGCCTATCCGGCACATGCGGCGTTTGGCGGGTACAAACAATCGGGGATTGGCCGCGAAACGCACAAGATGATGCTGGAACATTACCAGCAAACGAAATGCTTGCTGGTCAGCTACTCTGATAAACCGCTCGGGCTGTTTTAA
- a CDS encoding IS1-like element IS1B family transposase (programmed frameshift) — protein MASVSISCPSCSATDGVVRNGKSTAGHQRYLCSHCRKTWQLQFTYTASQPGTHQKIIDMAMNGVGCRATARIMGVGLNTIFRHFKKLRPQSVTSRIQPGSDVIVCAEMDEQWGYVGAKSRQRWLFYAYDRLRKTVVAHVFGERTMATLGRLMSLLSPFDVVIWMTDGWPLYESRLKGKLHVISKRYTQRIERHNLNLRQHLARLGRKSLSFSKSVELHDKVIGHYLNIKHYQ, from the exons GTGGCTTCTGTTTCTATCAGCTGTCCCTCCTGTTCAGCTACTGACGGGGTGGTGCGTAACGGCAAAAGCACCGCCGGACATCAGCGCTATCTCTGCTCTCACTGCCGTAAAACATGGCAACTGCAGTTCACTTACACCGCTTCTCAACCCGGTACGCACCAGAAAATCATTGATATGGCCATGAATGGCGTTGGATGCCGGGCAACCGCCCGCATTATGGGCGTTGGCCTCAACACGATTTTCCGCCATT TTAAAAAACTCAGGCCGCAGTCGGTAACCTCGCGCATACAGCCGGGCAGTGACGTCATCGTCTGCGCGGAAATGGACGAACAGTGGGGATACGTCGGGGCTAAATCGCGCCAGCGCTGGCTGTTTTACGCGTATGACAGGCTCCGGAAGACGGTTGTTGCGCACGTATTCGGTGAACGCACTATGGCGACGCTGGGGCGTCTTATGAGCCTGCTGTCACCCTTTGACGTGGTGATATGGATGACGGATGGCTGGCCGCTGTATGAATCCCGCCTGAAGGGAAAGCTGCACGTAATCAGCAAGCGATATACGCAGCGAATTGAGCGGCATAACCTGAATCTGAGGCAGCACCTGGCACGGCTGGGACGGAAGTCGCTGTCGTTCTCAAAATCGGTGGAGCTGCATGACAAAGTCATCGGGCATTATCTGAACATAAAACACTATCAATAA
- the selA gene encoding L-seryl-tRNA(Sec) selenium transferase, producing MTTQRSLYSHIPATDRLLRDPHFLVVLETFGHRATVDMLRTLQEEAREHILAENALPDWAAHWGQEVEQRLAANTQNTLRPVINLTGTVLHTNLGRAQQAEEAVSAVAQAMRSPVTLEYDLDGAGRGHRDRALADLLCQLTGAEDACIVNNNAAAVLLMLAAIANGKEVVVSRGELVEIGGAFRIPDVMRQAGCTLHEVGTTNRTHAKDYRAAVNENTALLMKVHTSNYHIEGFTHTVEEAELAEIGRELNVPVVADLGSGSLVDLSQYGLPKEPMPQEMIAAGVSLVSFSGDKLLGGPQAGIIVGQRELIALLQQHPLKRALRADKMTLSALEATLRLYLHPEKLAERLPTLRMLTRDAASIRAQGELLLAHVAQHYTDFDVRVESCQSQIGSGSLPVDRLPSAALTFTPRDGRGSQLEALSARLRALPVPIIGRIYDGRMWLDLRCLEDEERFLEMMSK from the coding sequence ATGACTACTCAACGCTCTCTCTACAGCCACATCCCCGCAACCGATCGTCTGCTTCGTGATCCCCACTTCCTGGTCGTACTGGAAACGTTCGGCCATCGCGCAACGGTCGATATGCTGCGCACGTTACAGGAAGAGGCCCGGGAACACATTCTGGCCGAAAATGCGTTGCCAGACTGGGCTGCACACTGGGGGCAGGAAGTTGAACAGCGGCTGGCAGCGAATACACAAAACACGTTGCGACCGGTCATTAATCTGACGGGGACCGTTTTGCATACCAATCTGGGGCGCGCCCAGCAGGCTGAAGAGGCCGTCAGTGCGGTGGCGCAGGCCATGCGCTCGCCCGTCACGCTGGAGTATGATCTCGACGGCGCCGGGCGTGGGCATCGGGACAGAGCGCTCGCGGACTTACTTTGCCAGCTCACCGGCGCGGAAGATGCCTGTATTGTGAATAACAACGCGGCGGCAGTGCTACTGATGCTGGCGGCGATAGCAAACGGTAAAGAGGTGGTCGTATCGCGCGGTGAACTGGTCGAGATTGGCGGTGCGTTCCGCATCCCGGATGTGATGCGTCAGGCCGGGTGTACATTGCATGAAGTGGGCACCACCAACCGTACCCACGCGAAGGACTATCGCGCGGCAGTGAATGAAAACACAGCGTTGCTGATGAAAGTGCATACCAGCAACTACCATATCGAAGGCTTTACCCACACAGTTGAAGAAGCCGAACTTGCGGAGATTGGGCGCGAGCTAAACGTGCCGGTGGTGGCGGATCTCGGCAGCGGTTCGCTGGTGGATTTGAGCCAGTACGGCCTGCCAAAAGAGCCGATGCCGCAGGAGATGATCGCCGCGGGCGTCAGCCTGGTGAGTTTTTCCGGCGACAAATTGCTGGGCGGGCCGCAGGCGGGGATTATTGTTGGTCAGCGCGAACTGATTGCCCTTTTACAGCAACATCCGCTGAAACGGGCGCTGCGTGCGGATAAAATGACGCTCTCGGCGCTGGAAGCAACGCTGCGGCTCTACCTCCACCCGGAGAAGCTGGCCGAACGCCTGCCGACCCTGCGGATGCTGACGCGAGATGCTGCTTCGATTCGTGCTCAGGGAGAGCTGCTGCTGGCACACGTTGCGCAGCATTACACCGATTTTGACGTGCGTGTAGAATCCTGTCAGTCCCAGATTGGCAGTGGTTCGCTACCGGTAGACAGGTTGCCCAGCGCAGCGCTCACGTTCACCCCACGCGACGGGAGAGGCAGCCAGCTTGAGGCGCTTTCTGCACGGTTACGCGCCTTACCTGTGCCGATAATTGGACGTATTTATGATGGCCGAATGTGGCTGGATCTACGCTGTCTTGAAGATGAAGAGCGGTTTCTGGAGATGATGTCGAAATGA
- the selB gene encoding selenocysteine-specific translation elongation factor yields the protein MIIATAGHVDHGKTTLLQAITGVNADRLPEEKKRGMTIDLGYAYWPQPDGRVLGFIDVPGHEKFLSNMLAGVGGIDHALLVVACDDGVMAQTREHLAILQLTGNPQLTVALTKADRVDDARVDAVREEVQATLREYGFADASLFVTIATQGRGIDALRDHLQHLASREQASHHRFRLALDRAFTVKGAGLVVTGTALSGEVSVGDTLWLTGVNKPMRVRALHAQNQPVEHAHAGQRIALNIAGDAEKEQLKRGDWLLSDAPPAPSERVIVALQTHSPLTQWQPLHIHHAASHVTGRVSLLENDLAELVFDTPLWLADNDRLVLRDISAKTTLAGARVVTLNPPRRGKRKPEYLQWIATLAQAKGDADALAVHLDRGAVNLADFAWARQLSGEGLRQLTQEPGFIQAGNSLLNAPIAARWQRKVLSTLATYHEQHQDEPGPGRERLRRMALPMEDDALVLLLIEKMRESGVINSHHGWLHLPDHKAGFTAEQQAAWQKVAPLFADEPWWVRDLAHHTNTDETLMRQVLRHAAQQGLIVAIVKDRYYRNDRIVAFANLIRELDQERGSTCAADFRDRLNVGRKLAIQILEYFNRIGFTRRRGNDHLLRDSLLFPETKPGINTEIE from the coding sequence ATGATTATTGCCACCGCCGGTCACGTTGACCACGGCAAAACCACCTTATTGCAGGCCATTACGGGCGTAAATGCCGATCGTCTGCCTGAAGAGAAAAAACGTGGGATGACCATCGATTTGGGTTATGCCTACTGGCCGCAGCCCGATGGCCGAGTGCTGGGCTTTATTGATGTGCCTGGCCATGAAAAGTTTCTTTCCAACATGCTGGCGGGCGTGGGTGGTATTGACCATGCGCTGCTGGTGGTGGCGTGCGATGACGGCGTGATGGCACAAACGCGCGAACACCTGGCGATCCTGCAATTGACCGGAAACCCGCAACTGACGGTTGCGCTGACGAAAGCCGACCGCGTTGATGATGCACGCGTCGATGCTGTGCGCGAAGAAGTGCAGGCCACCCTGCGTGAATACGGTTTTGCCGATGCCTCGCTATTTGTGACGATCGCCACCCAGGGGCGCGGGATTGATGCTCTGCGTGACCACCTGCAACACCTCGCATCCCGCGAGCAGGCCAGCCATCACCGTTTTCGTCTGGCGCTCGACCGCGCATTCACCGTGAAAGGTGCGGGTCTGGTGGTGACGGGGACTGCGCTGAGCGGTGAAGTCAGCGTGGGCGATACCTTATGGCTGACAGGCGTTAACAAGCCAATGCGTGTGCGTGCTCTTCACGCGCAAAATCAACCGGTTGAACATGCTCATGCCGGGCAACGCATCGCACTGAATATCGCGGGTGATGCCGAAAAAGAACAGCTGAAACGTGGTGACTGGCTGCTCTCTGATGCGCCGCCAGCACCGTCGGAACGTGTCATTGTCGCGCTTCAGACGCACTCACCGCTGACTCAGTGGCAACCGCTGCATATCCACCATGCGGCCAGCCACGTGACCGGGCGCGTATCACTACTGGAAAACGACCTGGCTGAACTGGTGTTTGATACTCCGTTGTGGCTGGCGGATAACGACAGACTGGTGCTGCGGGACATTTCTGCTAAAACCACGCTTGCCGGGGCGCGCGTGGTAACACTGAATCCGCCACGCCGTGGGAAACGTAAGCCAGAATATCTGCAATGGATTGCGACACTGGCGCAAGCAAAAGGGGATGCTGACGCGCTGGCCGTGCATCTTGACCGTGGCGCCGTAAATCTGGCAGATTTTGCCTGGGCTCGCCAGCTTAGCGGCGAGGGGCTGCGTCAGCTGACGCAAGAGCCGGGCTTTATTCAGGCCGGAAACAGCTTGTTAAATGCGCCGATTGCGGCGCGCTGGCAACGTAAGGTGCTGAGCACGCTCGCCACGTATCATGAACAGCATCAGGACGAACCCGGCCCGGGCCGCGAGCGTTTACGGCGCATGGCGTTGCCAATGGAAGACGACGCGCTGGTGCTGTTACTGATTGAAAAAATGCGTGAAAGCGGAGTGATCAACAGTCATCACGGCTGGCTGCATCTGCCGGATCATAAAGCGGGCTTTACGGCCGAACAGCAGGCGGCGTGGCAGAAAGTTGCCCCACTGTTTGCAGATGAACCCTGGTGGGTGCGCGATTTAGCCCATCACACTAATACCGATGAAACACTGATGCGCCAGGTATTGCGCCATGCGGCTCAGCAGGGGCTGATTGTGGCGATCGTGAAAGATCGTTATTACCGTAACGATCGCATTGTGGCGTTCGCGAATCTGATCCGCGAACTGGATCAGGAGCGAGGTTCAACCTGTGCGGCTGATTTCCGCGATCGGCTGAACGTGGGGCGCAAGCTGGCCATTCAGATCCTGGAATATTTCAACCGCATTGGTTTTACCCGTCGTCGTGGTAACGATCATTTATTACGTGATTCATTATTATTTCCTGAAACAAAACCAGGAATTAATACAGAAATAGAATAG
- a CDS encoding LysR family transcriptional regulator, which yields MMSNLQLKPRELKIISVIAATHSIGDAAALLGMAQANVSKYLSDFETRVGLKVFERTTRQLSLTQFGEALLPYVNASLDKNSQLINFIADYKHEKRGKVTIYAPTGIVTYLARYVIHKIEDPGDIRISLKTYNLDSNEFSEGVSFPDDCDILITYAQPKDESLVASILTKYSVTAFASKEYLKLHPINGPDDLINHSCILIDSMLVDDANIWRFRAHGSEGARDYKVTGNYICDNTQTALELARNNLGIVFAPKESLRKELTHGMLVPCFSHQEEWWLDLTAIFRKREYQPWRVQYVLDAVLNCLRQQIAQAATGRPELGD from the coding sequence ATGATGAGTAACCTGCAATTGAAGCCGCGTGAGTTGAAAATTATTTCTGTCATCGCCGCAACGCACAGCATTGGTGATGCTGCCGCCTTATTGGGTATGGCGCAGGCCAATGTGAGTAAATATTTATCTGATTTTGAAACCCGCGTTGGACTCAAAGTTTTTGAGCGCACCACCCGCCAGCTGTCACTCACACAGTTCGGAGAGGCGTTGTTACCCTACGTTAATGCTTCGCTGGATAAAAATAGCCAACTCATTAATTTTATTGCTGATTATAAGCATGAAAAACGGGGGAAGGTAACGATTTACGCCCCAACGGGCATCGTCACCTATCTGGCTCGCTATGTTATTCACAAGATTGAAGATCCCGGCGACATTCGTATTTCGCTAAAAACCTATAACCTTGATAGCAACGAATTTTCCGAGGGAGTCTCGTTCCCTGACGATTGCGATATTTTAATCACCTATGCGCAACCGAAAGATGAAAGTTTAGTCGCAAGCATATTAACAAAATATTCCGTTACGGCATTTGCTTCTAAAGAATATTTAAAACTCCACCCTATCAACGGCCCCGATGATTTAATCAATCACTCATGTATATTAATAGACTCGATGCTGGTTGACGATGCTAACATCTGGCGTTTCAGGGCTCACGGCAGTGAAGGTGCGCGCGACTATAAAGTCACCGGGAATTATATTTGTGATAATACCCAGACTGCGCTGGAGCTTGCGAGAAATAATCTCGGCATTGTTTTTGCCCCGAAAGAGAGCCTGAGAAAAGAGCTCACTCATGGCATGTTAGTCCCCTGCTTTTCACATCAGGAGGAGTGGTGGCTCGATCTCACCGCCATATTTCGCAAACGCGAGTACCAGCCCTGGCGCGTGCAATACGTCCTGGACGCCGTACTGAACTGCCTTCGCCAACAAATTGCTCAGGCCGCCACTGGGCGACCTGAGCTGGGTGATTAA
- a CDS encoding glutathione S-transferase, with the protein MKLIGSYTSPFVRKISVLLLEKGIEFEFVNEQPYNAENGVARFNPLGKVPALVTDDGECWFDSPIIAQYIELLGVAPAMLPADAKAALAVKQIEALADGIMDAALASVREQARPAAQQSEAELVRQREKISRSLDMCEQLIRDGIIQSDSLNLATIAIACAIGYLNFRRVSPGWCVERPLLVKLAETLFQRESFAQTEPPKA; encoded by the coding sequence ATGAAACTTATCGGCAGCTATACCAGTCCCTTCGTGCGTAAAATCTCAGTTCTCCTGCTGGAGAAAGGGATTGAATTTGAATTCGTCAATGAACAGCCCTACAACGCCGAAAATGGCGTTGCCCGGTTCAACCCGCTAGGGAAAGTCCCGGCGCTGGTAACCGATGATGGCGAATGCTGGTTTGATTCCCCTATTATTGCGCAATACATCGAACTACTGGGCGTCGCACCAGCCATGCTCCCGGCCGATGCTAAAGCGGCACTGGCGGTGAAACAGATTGAAGCCCTGGCTGATGGCATTATGGACGCGGCACTGGCTTCCGTGCGCGAACAGGCAAGACCCGCCGCACAGCAATCGGAAGCGGAACTGGTGCGTCAGCGTGAAAAAATCAGCCGTAGCCTGGATATGTGCGAGCAGTTAATCCGGGATGGCATCATCCAGAGTGATAGCCTGAACCTGGCGACAATAGCCATTGCCTGCGCCATCGGTTATCTCAATTTTCGCCGGGTTTCTCCGGGCTGGTGTGTGGAGCGCCCGTTGCTGGTTAAGCTTGCCGAAACACTGTTCCAGCGCGAGAGTTTTGCCCAGACTGAACCGCCTAAGGCTTGA
- a CDS encoding MipA/OmpV family protein, with translation MTINKNLLIAATLFASSSAMAGDFSLGAGAVFNESPYKGYNENTTAVPLISYEGDRFYVRQTTGGWILWKDGKNELSLTATWMPLHFDPDDNDDHQMKHLDERKASAFLGGAYYRHESWGSLKFAVSGDAMDESGGVMGEVSYFRPIRMERLTLTPSVGVFYSDESYNDYYYGVSGNESRRTGLDEYKAGDSWTPYVGLAAKYQLTQSLFLNASAVYTVLPDDVKNSPMIDRDDSFALMTGVTWRF, from the coding sequence ATGACTATTAATAAAAATTTACTCATCGCTGCCACGTTATTTGCATCATCATCCGCGATGGCCGGTGATTTTTCACTAGGGGCGGGGGCTGTATTTAATGAATCGCCTTACAAAGGGTATAACGAAAATACCACCGCAGTACCGTTAATTAGCTACGAAGGCGACCGGTTCTATGTGCGTCAGACCACGGGAGGATGGATCCTGTGGAAAGATGGTAAAAATGAACTGAGCCTGACGGCAACCTGGATGCCGCTGCATTTCGACCCGGATGATAACGACGACCATCAGATGAAACACCTTGATGAGCGTAAAGCATCGGCATTTCTGGGCGGCGCATACTATCGCCACGAAAGCTGGGGTAGCCTGAAGTTCGCCGTTTCTGGTGATGCGATGGATGAAAGCGGTGGTGTGATGGGCGAAGTGTCCTATTTCCGCCCGATTCGTATGGAGCGCCTGACGCTGACGCCGTCAGTGGGCGTTTTCTATAGCGATGAAAGTTACAACGATTACTACTACGGCGTGTCCGGCAACGAATCTCGTCGCACCGGGCTGGATGAATACAAGGCTGGTGACAGCTGGACACCGTACGTTGGCCTTGCCGCAAAATACCAACTGACCCAAAGCCTGTTCCTGAATGCCAGCGCGGTGTACACCGTATTACCTGACGATGTGAAGAACAGCCCGATGATCGACCGTGATGACAGTTTCGCGCTGATGACGGGTGTGACCTGGCGTTTCTGA